In Vibrio celticus, one genomic interval encodes:
- the rpsC gene encoding 30S ribosomal protein S3 — protein MGQKVHPNGIRLGIVKPWNATWFANTNEFADNLDGDFKVRQFLTKELQKASLSRIVIERPAKSIRVTIHTARPGVVIGKKGEDVEKLRAAVAKIAGVPAQINIAEVRKPELDGQLVADSIASQLERRVMFRRAMKRAVQNAMRLGAKGIKVQVGGRLGGAEIARSEWYREGRVPLHTLRADIDYATSSAHTQYGVIGIKVWIFKGEILGGMPAANAVEPKGDKPKKQRKGRK, from the coding sequence ATGGGTCAGAAAGTACATCCTAATGGTATTCGTCTTGGCATCGTTAAGCCTTGGAATGCTACATGGTTTGCTAATACCAACGAATTCGCTGACAACCTAGACGGCGACTTCAAGGTACGTCAGTTCCTTACAAAGGAACTACAAAAAGCATCATTATCTCGTATCGTTATCGAGCGTCCAGCTAAGAGCATCCGTGTGACTATTCACACTGCTCGTCCTGGCGTTGTTATCGGTAAGAAAGGTGAAGACGTAGAGAAGCTACGCGCAGCTGTAGCTAAAATCGCAGGTGTACCAGCGCAAATTAACATCGCTGAAGTACGTAAGCCTGAGCTAGATGGTCAGCTTGTAGCTGATAGCATCGCGTCTCAACTAGAGCGTCGTGTTATGTTCCGTCGTGCAATGAAGCGTGCGGTACAAAATGCTATGCGTCTAGGCGCTAAAGGCATCAAAGTACAAGTAGGCGGCCGTCTTGGCGGTGCTGAAATCGCACGTTCTGAGTGGTACCGTGAAGGCCGTGTGCCTCTACACACTCTACGTGCAGACATTGATTACGCAACTTCTTCGGCTCACACTCAATACGGTGTGATCGGCATTAAAGTTTGGATCTTCAAAGGTGAGATTCTAGGCGGTATGCCAGCTGCTAACGCAGTAGAGCCAAAAGGCGATAAGCCTAAGAAGCAGCGTAAAGGCCGTAAGTAA
- the rpsQ gene encoding 30S ribosomal protein S17, which translates to MSETNRIQQGRVVSDKMDKSIVVAIERTVKHPIYGKFIKRTTKVHAHDEDNTCGLGDKVEIAECRPLSKTKSWTLVKVLEKAKI; encoded by the coding sequence ATGAGCGAAACTAACCGCATCCAGCAAGGCCGTGTAGTAAGTGACAAGATGGACAAGTCTATCGTTGTTGCTATTGAGCGCACTGTAAAACACCCAATTTACGGTAAGTTCATCAAACGCACGACTAAAGTACACGCACACGACGAAGACAACACTTGTGGCCTAGGCGACAAAGTTGAAATCGCTGAGTGTCGTCCTCTGTCTAAGACTAAGTCTTGGACATTGGTTAAAGTTCTAGAAAAAGCGAAGATTTAA
- the rpsS gene encoding 30S ribosomal protein S19, giving the protein MPRSLKKGPFIDLHLLKKVEKAVESGDKKPIKTWSRRSMIIPTMIGLTIAVHNGRQHVPVFVTEEMIGHKLGEFAPTRTYRGHAADKKAKKK; this is encoded by the coding sequence ATGCCACGTTCTCTCAAGAAAGGTCCTTTTATTGACCTACACTTGCTGAAGAAGGTAGAGAAAGCGGTGGAAAGCGGAGACAAAAAGCCTATTAAGACTTGGTCCCGTCGCTCAATGATCATCCCAACAATGATTGGTTTGACCATCGCTGTCCATAATGGTCGTCAGCACGTTCCAGTTTTCGTTACCGAAGAAATGATCGGTCACAAACTGGGCGAATTTGCACCAACTCGTACTTATCGCGGTCATGCTGCAGATAAGAAAGCTAAGAAGAAATAA
- the rplV gene encoding 50S ribosomal protein L22 — translation MEALAKHNFARISPQKARLVADQIRGKSVDQALEILTFSNKKAAVLVKKVLESAIANAEHNEGADIDDLNVAKIFVDEGPIMKRIMPRAKGRADRILKRSSHITIVVADR, via the coding sequence ATGGAAGCTTTAGCTAAACATAACTTTGCTCGTATTTCTCCACAGAAAGCTCGCTTAGTTGCAGACCAAATTCGCGGTAAGTCGGTAGATCAAGCTCTAGAAATTCTAACTTTCAGCAACAAAAAAGCTGCTGTATTAGTTAAGAAGGTTCTTGAGTCAGCTATCGCTAACGCGGAACATAACGAAGGTGCAGATATCGACGATCTAAATGTCGCTAAAATCTTCGTAGATGAGGGCCCTATCATGAAGCGTATTATGCCTCGTGCTAAAGGTCGTGCGGATCGTATCTTGAAGCGTTCAAGCCACATCACTATTGTTGTAGCAGATCGCTAA
- the rpmC gene encoding 50S ribosomal protein L29, giving the protein MKAQDLREKNVEELNAELLNLLREQFNLRMQAATGQLQQTHTLKAVRRDIARVKTVLTEKAGA; this is encoded by the coding sequence ATGAAAGCACAAGATCTACGCGAAAAGAACGTTGAAGAGCTTAACGCTGAGCTATTGAATTTGCTACGTGAACAGTTCAACTTGCGCATGCAAGCTGCAACTGGTCAACTACAGCAAACTCATACTCTAAAAGCTGTACGCCGTGACATCGCACGTGTGAAAACTGTTTTGACTGAAAAGGCAGGCGCATAA
- the rplP gene encoding 50S ribosomal protein L16 translates to MLQPKRTKFRKVMTGRNRGLAKGTEVSFGEFGLKAVGRGRLTARQIEAARRAMTRHIKRQGQIWIRVFPDKPITEKPLEVRQGKGKGSVAYWVAQIQPGKVMYEMNGVPEELAREAFRLAARKLPVKTTFVTKQVM, encoded by the coding sequence ATGCTACAACCAAAACGTACTAAGTTCCGCAAGGTTATGACTGGTCGTAACCGTGGTCTAGCTAAAGGTACTGAAGTAAGCTTCGGCGAATTCGGTCTTAAAGCTGTTGGCCGTGGTCGTCTGACTGCACGTCAAATCGAAGCGGCACGTCGTGCTATGACACGTCACATTAAGCGTCAAGGTCAAATCTGGATCCGTGTATTCCCAGACAAGCCGATTACTGAAAAGCCTCTTGAAGTTCGTCAAGGTAAAGGTAAAGGTTCAGTTGCGTACTGGGTTGCTCAAATCCAACCAGGCAAAGTTATGTACGAGATGAATGGCGTACCTGAAGAGTTGGCACGTGAAGCGTTCCGCCTAGCGGCACGTAAACTGCCTGTTAAAACTACTTTTGTAACTAAGCAGGTGATGTGA